The Geminocystis sp. NIES-3708 genomic sequence AAAAGAAATATTAACAACGGCTACGGCAATTTATGGAGGGTAATTTACCTTTAGTTTTAGATGCTTTAATTTTTTGTAAACGAATTGTTGAAATTACTAAAAACATAAAAAAGATTTTATTCAAGATTAAAAAACCCAAACCGCAGTTACTTATCGAATTTCTGTTTTAGGTGAAGCCATAATACTAATTTAACTAGAATTTTATCAAGAATATACCCAAATTCTTTATAAATAAATTATCGGGAAATAAATATTTTTAATATCTATAAAAAGGCTTTTATTTCTTATTTAGTTAATATTGATTATTTTATTTTTTAATGACTAAATTATGTTTAAGTATCTCTATTTCATATAAATTTATGTTTTACAATAAATAAAAATCAGCAAATACAGATATTTTTAACAGATTCTTAACAATTAAACACCCATAAATTGCATAACCTATTGTTAGAGCATTATTTATTCTCTATTGTCAATTACTCAAACTACGAAATTAAATATTTATGACAAGTAACCTCATTACCGTTGCGTATATCGCCGCCAGTGCCTTATTTATTCTCAGTCTAGCAGGTTTATCTAACCAAGAAACCGCAGGAAAAGGTAACATTTACGGTATTGCAGGGATGGCGATCGCATTTATAGCTACTGCTTTTAGTGCTGAGGTGACAAATTACGCAACCCTCATTACTGCCATTATTCCTGCGGTTATTATCGGCTCAATTTTAGCCTCTAGGGTAGCAATGACATCCATGCCTGAATTAGTGGCAATTTTACATAGTTTTGTCGGTTTAGCCGCCGTATTAGTGGGTGTCGGTAACTATTTACAACCAGCATCTGGCTTAGTTGGTGCTGAAGAATTTATCCATCAAATCGAAATTTATATCGGTGTCTTCATCGGCGCAGTGACTTTTACAGGTTCGATTGTTGCCTTTGGTAAATTACGTGCGATAATTAGCTCAAAACCTCTCATGTTACCTGCTAGACATTTTCTCAACTTGGGGATGTTAAGTGCAACAATTTATTTCGGATATGCCTTTCTTAACAGTGAATCTGGCTTACAACCATTATTAATCATGACTGGTATTGCTTGTTTATTGGGTATTCACCTCGTGGCGGCTATAGGTGGTGCGGATATGCCAGTAGTTATTTCCATGCTAAATAGTTATTCAGGATGGGCTGCTGCCGCCGCAGGTTTTATGTTAAGTAACGACTTGTTAATCATCACGGGTGCGTTAGTTGGTAGTAGTGGTGCAATTCTGAGTTATATTATGTGTAAAGCCATGAATCGTTCCTTTATCAGCGTAATTTTAGGCGGTTTTGGAGAAGGAAGTGGAAAATCTACTGCTTCATCAACTACTGAGGAAGTTGGGGAAGCGGTAGCTACCAATATTGATGAAGTTGCCGATTTATTGGTTAATGCTAAAAGTGTGATTATCACCCCTGGTTATGGTATGGCAGTCGCTCAAGCTCAACACGGCGTTTCGGAAATTACTAAGATTCTCAAAAGTCGTAGAGTGAATGTGCGTTTTGGTATTCATCCTGTCGCAGGGCGTTTACCCGGTCACATGAATGTTTTATTAGCTGAAGCAAATGTGCCTTATGACATCGTTTTAGAAATGGATGAAATTAACGAAGATTTCCCCACAACTGACGTAGTTTTGGTTATCGGTGCGAATGATACTGTTAATCCTAGCGCATTAGAAGATCCCAATAGTGCAATCGCTGGTATGCCTGTATTAGAAGTATGGAAAGCAGAAACCTCCATTGTGATGAAACGCAGTTTAGCCAGTGGTTACGCCGGAGTAGATAACCCTTTATTTTATAAAGAAAATACAAGAATGCTTTTTGGTGATGCTAAGGTAAATATTGACTCATTGTTAGTGGCATTGAGAGAAAAAACCAGCAAAAAAGGTAAAGCTGAAGATAAAGTTTTAGTTACCGCCTAATAATAACTTGTGAATTCTAGGGTGGGCAATGCCCACCTTTTTTATGACTATAATAAAAATAAATCATCTTTATGCTATTTAAAAATTCCTGAAATACTGGCTAATTGATATTTTAGATAAAAGAGTTTTCTATTTTCGATTAAAAGAGAATAATTTATATAAAGAAGCTGATTTTTTCCTCATCTTAAAGAATTTACCTATTAGTTTATTAAACGAAACTTTATCTGTTTTAGAAAGTCAAAGTAATTAGTAATGGCATTTTTACCAGTTGGTTTGTCCGACAAATTAATCAATTACATAATATATAATTTTCGATTCAAAATCATTATTTAACTAACAATAAACTTTTATTTAAACATATTTATCATCTCCATAAAAACTACTTACAATTATTAATTTTCCATTCATAAAATTCGATAGATTCAGGAGTACAACTATGACAACCTCCACATTTTTTGCCTTCGATTTGCTTGACTCTTCCTTTGCGAATCAGACGGTTTAACATTAGACGAATAGCATCAGCATCAGAATGAGCATACATAGCTAACTCTTCTAAAGATGCTTTACGGTGTTTAATTAAATAATTTTGTATGTCTGTTAAAATCATTTTTTGTTCACTAAATAATAACTTTTTTGATGGTTTTAATGGGGCGAATTTGGCTAAGAGTAAATAAAACTCCTACTAAAATTAGACTCATTACCACAATCCATGTTAAAGAAAAGCCCGGATGTTGGGAAAAAGTAGCCACTTGATAAAATATCGTTGCTACCCAATAAGCCATACCAGTAGTCCATGCGGCGACAAAAACTGTCCACCATAAAGTTGTTTCTCGATAAACAGCCGCAGTAGCGGAAACACAAGGAAAATAGAGCAAAACAAATAAAAGGTAAGCAAAAGCCCCAGCTTGTCCATTAAAACGCTTCACCATTGCTCCAAAAGTACTTTTATTGACTTCTTGTTCTTCGGCAGCGGTTTCAATGTTTTCACTATTAGCAATACTTAAACCTAAAGGATCGAGTAATTGAGAGGGTAAATCAGCTAAATTGGCAGGAATCGTGGCAAAAGCATCTTTTATCCCTCTCCAGAAGCTATATTCATCTATTTTGGCTTCCTCATCGGGATTATCTTCTTTTGCTAATTGACTGTAAAGGGAATCTAAAGTTCCTACCATGGCTTCTTTAGCAAAAACTCCCGTGAAAATTCCTACCGTTGCCGCCCAATTTTCTTTAGTCAATCCCATCGGTGAAAATATAGGGGTGACAGCTTCGGAAGTAACACTTAAAACCGAATTTTTTGTATTTTGGTTGCCAAAAGAGCCATCAAAACTAACGGAATTTAACAAGCCTAAAACCATCACCATCAAAATAATTACTCGCCCTGCTTTCCATAAAAAGGCTTTTAATCGATCCCATGTTCTAATTAATACACCTTTAACACGGGGTAAATGATAGGGCGGTAATTCCATGACAAAATGACTAATTTCTCCTTTAAGTAAAGTATTTTTCATCACTATTCCTGTAAAAATAGCGGCGACAATACCTAATATATACATTCCAAAGACAATATTTTGACCACCCACAGGGAAAAAAGCCGCCGCAAACAGTGCATAAACCGGAAGCCTTGCACCACATGACATAAAAGGATTCATCATCACCGTCATTAGGCGATCGCGGGAATTTTCGAGGGTACGAGTTGCCATAATTGCTGGTACATTACAGCCAAAACCCACCAACATTGGTACAAAAGATTTACCCGGAAGCCCGACTAATCGCATTAATCTATCCATAACAAAAGCCGCCCGTGCCATATAACCAGAATCTTCCAAAATGGAGAGAAATAAAAACATAAAGCCAATTACGGGAATAAAAGTGGCTACGGTTTGAATACCACCTCCAGCACCATCAGCGAGTAAAGCAATTAACCATCCAGGGGTATTAATGCTCTGTAAAACATGAGCTAAACCATCAACAAAGATAGTAGCGGCAGTCATGTCAAAAAAGTCGATAAACGCCGCACTAACGTTAATGGTAAAGAGAAACATAAGATACATCACACCGAAAAAAATGGGAATGCCCCACCAACGATGGAGTACAATTTGATCTAAACGATCAGATAAATTATTACTAATTTCTCCCTGTCGCCCTGTCGCTCCTTGGGTAACTTGCTGAATAAAACCATAACGGCTATCCGCAATCATAATATCAATGTCTTCTCCAAGTACTTGATGAATTTGGCGACGATATTTAGCGATTATGGAAGGTAATTCTTCACCACCTAAATTTTCAATACCTCTATCTTCATACTGTAACAAACTTAAAGCAGTCCAACGAGGCTCAACAATCGGTTTTGTGCTATTTTCAGTGATATAAGAAACTAATTCCTCTAAAGCCTCTTCAATTACTGGTGGATAAGCTATATAAGAAGCTGAATTACTCAAATTCCCTAATTCGTCCGCAATAACATTAATTAATTCTGTGATACCTTGCCCATTAACTGCACTTAGAGAAACTACTGGGCAACCTAATCTTTCTCTTAATAAATTAGTATTAATAGAAATCCCTCTTTTTTCGGCAACATCCATCATATTTAAGGCAATCACCATGGGTAAGTTCATTTCCATGATTTGAGTCGTTAAATAGAGATTTCGCTCTAAATTAGAAGCATCGACAATATTAATAATTAAATTCGCTTCTCCTGAAAGTAAATAATCTCGTGCTACTAATTCATCTAATCCTGTTTCTTCATCGTCTGCATCTAAAGAGTAAACTCCGGGTAAATCCACCACGGTGATTTCTTTACCTTCATGATTATTAAATTTACCTTCTTTACGATCAACTGTAACACCGGGCCAGTTGCCAGTGCGTTGATTTGCACCCGTTAAGGCATTAAAAAGGGTGGTTTTTCCACAATTGGGATTACCTATAAGTCCTATAATTGGTTTTAACATACTTTTGTTTTGTTGATAGTTAATGATCAAAATAACAAGTAAAAATACTTATTAATTATTTAAAATGCTTGTTTCATCGGCATTAACTATTAACTATTTCTACGATTAAAGTGTCAGCTTCTTGTTTACGCAAACTTAAATGAAAATCTCTGACTTTAATTTCTACAGGATCTCCTAAAGGTGCTACTCTAATTACCATAAATTCCGTGCGAGGAGTTAATCCCATAGACAATAATTTACTTTTATAACCCCTCATGGTTTTTTCATAACCTAAAACTCGTCCTACCGTACCACTAACCATTTCCCGCAAATAAATTCTAGTAGTATTTGTCATTAAATTTTCCTCTTGATTGATTAATTGCTTATCACTGACTAAAATTTTGTTGGCCATATCAGCTCCTATACCCATTCTTTGATCTTGAATCGCTATCATTACTGAGCCACTAGGTTGAGCATTTACAATTTTAAGTTTCCTACTCGGAATTAAACCCATACCCAAAAGTCGATTAGTACCTTCTTTTTCTGCAAATCCCACAACCCACACCTCCGCCCCAGCCTTAGCTTGGGAAAGAGGATAGCTAGAAGATGAAAATTTCTGTTCTAAAGTCGTAGTAATATTCTCTTCTAAATTCATTTTTTCACCCCAATAAGAAAATTTTTTCATTGCTGTTTATCTGTGTTGTCATATCTCATAATTATTTAACCCTCCCGATTTTTACTATTCATTTAATCAAAAAGTTGTTAAATAAGACTATATCATTTATTGATTATATTTTTCAATAACTTTATTATTTAACATCAAATATCTATCCTCAAAGATGTTAAACATTTCTTCATTGTTTTTTTTAAAAGAATATTAAATAGTTGACTACTTTTTCTTTTTTACCTTGAAATTTTAGAAAACAGAGAATGATGGATATAGAAATATTAAAGTAAACAATAAACTTAATTATTAAAACATAGTTAAAAATTATCAAAATGTCTTACTAATAAGATATTATCTGTAAACAATAAAATTACTCAGAAAAAATTATGTCTTCCCTAAACTCAACTATTTATGATTGCATTATTGTTGGTTCTGGATTGTCGGGGTTAGTTACTGCTCGTAATCTATCTAGGTTAGGTCATAGTGTTTTAGTCATTGAAGCTCAAAATCGTATTGGTGGTCGGATGTATGGTGAATATTTGCCTTCTGGACAATGGATTGATCGAGGTGGACAATGGGTTGGCCCTACACAAGATCGTTTTCTTGCCCTCTTAGATGAGTACAAAATTCGTCGCTTTCCCACACCTTTAGAGGGGAAAAAAGTGCTTTTATTTGACGGAAAACGTTATGAATTTGACGGTTTTTTTCAAGGTGTACCCGAAGGAGAAGCTCCAAAAGTAAGTGAAAAAGAATGGAGCGATGCCATGAAAGCATGGGAATCTTTTGAAGCTCTATCTCAAACCTTACCCGCAAACCATCCCATTGGTAATGATGATCATTATAAGAAATTAGATAGTCAAACTTTTGCTCAGTGGATTGAAGAAAATACTCATACCGCTTTTGGAAAATGGTACTTTTCCTATATGTCCCGTGCGGTGGGTTTTTTAGGACCGGCTGAACCCAACCAAGTTTCTTTATTACACGTTCTTTGGGGGCATAAATCCGCTTCTCAGGGAGAGCATCCCGAAGCTGAACTTTTACACGGTGGAGCAGGGCAAATTCCTCAAAAAATTGCTGAGGAGTTAGTAAATAATATTCTTATTAATGAACCTGTAATACAGATTAATCAAAACTCTCAAGGGGTAGAAGTGCAAACCACTAAAGGTAAATATTCGGCTAAGTTTACTGTTGTAGCTATGCCTCCCCATTTGGCTGGTCGAATTACCTATGAGCCCCCTATACCGTCTTTACGTCAACAACTGACTCAACGAATGCCGATGGGTAGTTGTGCCAAACTTCTTATTTCTTATGATCGACCATTTTGGCGAGAAAAAGGTTTAGCAGGGATTGGATTCGGTAATTGTAAATGGATTGAATTATGTGCTGACAGTTCTGATCCTGAAAAGGGAGTAGGACTTATTGCTACTTTTGTGGTGGGAGACCGATATAAAGATTGGTGTTTGATGAGTGAAGTTGAGCGTCGTTCTTCTGTACTTTCTGATCTTGCTAATTATTTTGGTGAAGAAGCCCTTTCTCCTGTCACTTATAATGAAGTGGATTGGCCTAGAGAACAATGGGTTGGAGGAGGATATGCCGCTTTTATGCCCCCCGGAGTGTGGACAACCTTTGGAGAAGCTCTCATCGCTCCTGTCGGAAGAATTTACTGGGCAGGTACAGAAATGGCTAATCGTTGGGCAGGGTTTTTTGATGGTGCAGTGCGCACTGGTGAATCAGCCGCCAATTCCATCGCAACTTTATTGTAAAAAGATTTTAATCAGTGGTAAAAGTTAAAAATCCAATGCCAAAATAAATGTCTATTCCACCATTATTAATTTTTGATTCCTGTTAAAGTAGTGGTGGATTTAAACTCATTATTTAGCCAACAACCAACTTCTATTGTGACATAATTATCTTGTCCAATTCTCTCAACTTTATCAGCGATACGATACCAATAAGTTTCTTGTTTGAGAGTATTATTTTCATCACTAACTGAACCAAAACAACTATACTCAAAATCCATCATTCCGCCTAAATCCATATTGGATAATCCTACTTGAATGTCATCAAAAGGAAAATCCACCCAAGGTTGCCAAATACTCCAATCTTTTTCTTTAGTTATAGGAGGAGAAGTTTTATTGAGATTATTGGGCAGTGAAAAAACAGATAAATTCAGGCTATTTATTAACAATGTTAATACAAAAAATATACTGGTAAAATATGTAAATTTAAACATAATAAAATTGATTAATTGTAAACTAATAATTCATTTCTTACTTTTACTTATCTAATTTTTTCCATAAGGCTAAACCGCCTCCTCTTCCCCTAGCAGCGATCGCATTTTCGGATACATAAAAATAACTAAAAAAGGCTTGATGATTAGTATTTGTCTCATAAAATTTAGCTTCACTATTTTTACCATTTCTGATATTCATTTCATAGGTTTTCGTACCAAGAATAAACATCTTTAAATAGGTAAAATCAAAAGCCATAATATTTTTTTTCAGCACGAATTTAGAAGGACCATCGATAATAAATTTTACAAGACCAAATTTGAGAATATTAGCAATTCTTCCTCGGTTATTTTGCTCTAAATTTTCAGATGAAGAATAAGAAATAATCACTTGAAAAATAGAAGGAAGATAAAAACCACTACCGAGAAAATTACCCAACTTTTTTTGACTATTTTTAGTGCCAGTAATGAAATGCAATTGCCAATCTCCGATTAGTTGCTCAAATTGATATTGAGTTTTATGTTTATGACTATCTTTTTCTGCCGCTAATAAAGCCTCCACTAATACCTTACTTTTAGGGGATAAATTTTTACCACTAATAGCATTATTTAAAATTTCTATAAAATCTGTCATTATCTTTATTTTATTTGGTTAACTTTATGATTTATTGATATTTTATAAACAGGTAAAAAAATATAAAAAATTAATAAATTTGATGTTAAGGAAAATCTGTTACTTTTGAAACAACCTGATTTGCCCCAGCTTTAAATAATTGTTGACTATATGTACTGATATTAACATCACCTTGAATATGAGGAGGTAATACACCTACCGCAACCCATTCTCTTTCAGGTTGAATTTCTCTAGCTTTGATGATAGTTGTCATATCTGCTACGGTATCACCTAAATACACCACAGGTAATGATGATAGTAAAGATAATTTTTCTTCTATTAATTTTACTGCTAAAAATAGACCCGTCGGATCTGGTTTCCCCGGTGCATCTTCCATGGCTACTAACAGAGGATTTTCCAAGGCTAAACGATGTTTTAAAATGTATTCTGCCGAACCTCTGGTGGCACCACTAAAAAAACCCCAAGCTGAGTTTTTAGTAGTTAAAGTGGTAAAGTATTCTTGAGTTAATAATAATGGCTCAGTAGTAATATAACCTTCCCATGTTTCGGGTTTATCGGGTTGGCTACCTCGATAACGCCGTTGAAAAAAATTGACAATTTCCTCATAAGTATAAGTAACATCTCCACGAGATTTACCCATACTCTCAAAATAACGATAAATTAATTCTTGTGAGCCTTCCCAATCATTATTCCAAATTCCTTCACCTTTAAGATTATCAATGTCATCCATACTGGGGCGATAATTATTGTTGGTAAAATGTTCGACGGTATCTGCTAAAGCTCGACGATATGAGCCTGTTACATCTCGAATCACTCCATCAATATCAAAAATAATAATATTTTTCATTTTAAAAAGAACCTTATAGATAACAATTTTGACTATGATCAATCTTAGGTTATAATATAGTACTGTGCTAAATTATCTGTCTATAAAAATTGTTATTTGGAGGTTTACTTGGAAGCCGTAGAAACTAAAATTGATTCTCGATTTGTATTAAAAGTTGTGTGGTTAGATAAAGATGTAGCTCTTGCAGTTGATTATGTAATTAGTAAAGGTACTAGCCCCTTAACAGCTTATTATTTCTGGCCTCGTAGTGATGCTTGGCAGGAATTGAAAGACGAGTTAGATAAAAAAAATTGGATTACTGATAGTGAAAAAATCCAATTACTCAATCAAGCTACCGAAGTTATTAATTTCTGGCAAGAGAAAGGAAGAGTTACCAGTATGCTTCAAGC encodes the following:
- the pntB gene encoding Re/Si-specific NAD(P)(+) transhydrogenase subunit beta; this translates as MTSNLITVAYIAASALFILSLAGLSNQETAGKGNIYGIAGMAIAFIATAFSAEVTNYATLITAIIPAVIIGSILASRVAMTSMPELVAILHSFVGLAAVLVGVGNYLQPASGLVGAEEFIHQIEIYIGVFIGAVTFTGSIVAFGKLRAIISSKPLMLPARHFLNLGMLSATIYFGYAFLNSESGLQPLLIMTGIACLLGIHLVAAIGGADMPVVISMLNSYSGWAAAAAGFMLSNDLLIITGALVGSSGAILSYIMCKAMNRSFISVILGGFGEGSGKSTASSTTEEVGEAVATNIDEVADLLVNAKSVIITPGYGMAVAQAQHGVSEITKILKSRRVNVRFGIHPVAGRLPGHMNVLLAEANVPYDIVLEMDEINEDFPTTDVVLVIGANDTVNPSALEDPNSAIAGMPVLEVWKAETSIVMKRSLASGYAGVDNPLFYKENTRMLFGDAKVNIDSLLVALREKTSKKGKAEDKVLVTA
- a CDS encoding FeoC-like transcriptional regulator, with product MILTDIQNYLIKHRKASLEELAMYAHSDADAIRLMLNRLIRKGRVKQIEGKKCGGCHSCTPESIEFYEWKINNCK
- the feoB gene encoding Fe(2+) transporter permease subunit FeoB → MLKPIIGLIGNPNCGKTTLFNALTGANQRTGNWPGVTVDRKEGKFNNHEGKEITVVDLPGVYSLDADDEETGLDELVARDYLLSGEANLIINIVDASNLERNLYLTTQIMEMNLPMVIALNMMDVAEKRGISINTNLLRERLGCPVVSLSAVNGQGITELINVIADELGNLSNSASYIAYPPVIEEALEELVSYITENSTKPIVEPRWTALSLLQYEDRGIENLGGEELPSIIAKYRRQIHQVLGEDIDIMIADSRYGFIQQVTQGATGRQGEISNNLSDRLDQIVLHRWWGIPIFFGVMYLMFLFTINVSAAFIDFFDMTAATIFVDGLAHVLQSINTPGWLIALLADGAGGGIQTVATFIPVIGFMFLFLSILEDSGYMARAAFVMDRLMRLVGLPGKSFVPMLVGFGCNVPAIMATRTLENSRDRLMTVMMNPFMSCGARLPVYALFAAAFFPVGGQNIVFGMYILGIVAAIFTGIVMKNTLLKGEISHFVMELPPYHLPRVKGVLIRTWDRLKAFLWKAGRVIILMVMVLGLLNSVSFDGSFGNQNTKNSVLSVTSEAVTPIFSPMGLTKENWAATVGIFTGVFAKEAMVGTLDSLYSQLAKEDNPDEEAKIDEYSFWRGIKDAFATIPANLADLPSQLLDPLGLSIANSENIETAAEEQEVNKSTFGAMVKRFNGQAGAFAYLLFVLLYFPCVSATAAVYRETTLWWTVFVAAWTTGMAYWVATIFYQVATFSQHPGFSLTWIVVMSLILVGVLFTLSQIRPIKTIKKVII
- a CDS encoding FeoA family protein — translated: MKKFSYWGEKMNLEENITTTLEQKFSSSSYPLSQAKAGAEVWVVGFAEKEGTNRLLGMGLIPSRKLKIVNAQPSGSVMIAIQDQRMGIGADMANKILVSDKQLINQEENLMTNTTRIYLREMVSGTVGRVLGYEKTMRGYKSKLLSMGLTPRTEFMVIRVAPLGDPVEIKVRDFHLSLRKQEADTLIVEIVNS
- a CDS encoding flavin monoamine oxidase family protein, whose translation is MSSLNSTIYDCIIVGSGLSGLVTARNLSRLGHSVLVIEAQNRIGGRMYGEYLPSGQWIDRGGQWVGPTQDRFLALLDEYKIRRFPTPLEGKKVLLFDGKRYEFDGFFQGVPEGEAPKVSEKEWSDAMKAWESFEALSQTLPANHPIGNDDHYKKLDSQTFAQWIEENTHTAFGKWYFSYMSRAVGFLGPAEPNQVSLLHVLWGHKSASQGEHPEAELLHGGAGQIPQKIAEELVNNILINEPVIQINQNSQGVEVQTTKGKYSAKFTVVAMPPHLAGRITYEPPIPSLRQQLTQRMPMGSCAKLLISYDRPFWREKGLAGIGFGNCKWIELCADSSDPEKGVGLIATFVVGDRYKDWCLMSEVERRSSVLSDLANYFGEEALSPVTYNEVDWPREQWVGGGYAAFMPPGVWTTFGEALIAPVGRIYWAGTEMANRWAGFFDGAVRTGESAANSIATLL
- a CDS encoding TIGR01548 family HAD-type hydrolase: MKNIIIFDIDGVIRDVTGSYRRALADTVEHFTNNNYRPSMDDIDNLKGEGIWNNDWEGSQELIYRYFESMGKSRGDVTYTYEEIVNFFQRRYRGSQPDKPETWEGYITTEPLLLTQEYFTTLTTKNSAWGFFSGATRGSAEYILKHRLALENPLLVAMEDAPGKPDPTGLFLAVKLIEEKLSLLSSLPVVYLGDTVADMTTIIKAREIQPEREWVAVGVLPPHIQGDVNISTYSQQLFKAGANQVVSKVTDFP
- a CDS encoding 30S ribosomal protein PSRP-3: MDSRFVLKVVWLDKDVALAVDYVISKGTSPLTAYYFWPRSDAWQELKDELDKKNWITDSEKIQLLNQATEVINFWQEKGRVTSMLQAQQKFPEVVFSGTN